The sequence ATGGCCCGAAGGCGGGCCTAGGCCGGGCCTCAAATTCCGGCCCGTCGGGCCCCCGGCACGACCCGCATAGatgggccgggcttgggccgacacggcccaattaagcccaatttgtttaatttctttaatttagtaagatatcgactttatattggtgttatatttagagtttatgtgattaaatgatgctagaattgtTTAATATAGTAAGATATGAACGATATATGgttgtaatattttgattttatgtggtcaaatatacgGGCCGGGCTTGGGCTGGCACGGTCCAACGAAGGCACAACGTGGTTTAGGGTCGGGTTAGGCCATTGTTTTTACACTTCGGTCTGGCACGACACGGCCTAAAAAATATTTGGGCTTTCCTGACCCGAACCCGTTTGGCACGAAGCACGATGGGCTTGGACCGGGCTGGCCCGGCCCGACCCAATTTCCAGCACTACGCATGATCATGAGAGCATTTATTGGCTATGCAAATATATACCGTAACATTTTCGTAAAACCAAAACGGTTTTTTCGTTTTCATCCTACGTGCCCTAACCCTTTTCCGCACCTTCTCCGCGCTACCCGACGTCGATCCCTCGGCTTCCTCTACCGCAACCCCTACCCCGGCTGTGCTCACCTCCGCCCGCGGAGAGATTTGACATTACGAAACACGACGGATGCGACTTCAACGAAATAGAGGCTCAGGCGAGGGTTTCTCCACTATAGAAAAGCTGAGCATAGCCAACACTCTAAAATGGACATGCCAACTCCATTAACGGATTCAGAGCAGTATTAGTCTCGTTGAAACCGGGTTCCGTCCCCAGCGCCGTCGCCGTCAGTTCTCCTCCATCCCCGTCGCGTTCTCCATCTCCGTCGTGTTCTCCTCTATCTCCGTCGCGTTCTCCTTCGCGCGGCAGCCGGGCGCCGCTGCCTCCGACCAAGACTTCGCGCGGTAGCCATACCCGTCGCGTTCTCCACGACCTCGACCTCGTCCTCTTCGTCTTCCTCGTCGGCCTGCTGCTCGGTCTCCGGCTGGTCGCCGCTCCTCCTGTACAGCTCGTCCAGGGCAGGGGTGATCGTGTCCGCGAACGGCAGGAGCAGACGAGGCGTTGCTGGAGAGATCAGCAAAGGCTTCTTGGATGAAATGAAGAGCGGTGTCCGCGGCGGGACGAGGATTACGCGGGGAAGACACGAGCTGCGAGAGGCGGTGGAAGGAGCGCTTGGCGGCGGTGGGGTCAAGGCCCGGGGCGGGCTGGAGCTGGAGCACGCCGACCGGATTGGGGCGGCCGGAGGGGAGCAGGCGCTGGGAGGCGAGGAGGACGTCGGCGACGGTGAGGAGCTCGTCCGCACCGGGGAGGTACGGGTCAGCCTCAACCGCGCGCTCCGCCAGTCGCTTGCAGCCGACCAGGTCCCGCGCGACGAGTAGCTTCCGGGCGATCTCGAGCCACCGGGCCGGCTCGGCGTGgctgcggccgccgccgccgccggagaaATCCATGTGTGGTGGAGATCTCCATGGTGGTGGGCTCCACCCTGCGCCGCGCCAGCGACGGCAGCGGGAATGCCCTGGGCGGGGCCGCGTGCGGGGCCACCTCCTCCTCCCCCGCGCTCGTCGTCGCCGCAGCCGGGGCACGAGCGGTCGGTGGCGGCCGAGCCATCGGTATCGGAGAAGCCGTCCGAGCCTGTCTCCGAGCGGCGGATTCTGTGCCTGAATCATGCTCCATATGTGGTCCCTGTCCGGCCGGTCGACGTCGCCGCCGTGGCCCGTCTCCTTTGGCATGACGGTAGCCTTCTCGGCGCCAGCAGCGGCGGCCTTGCCGTTGCCGCCATCGCCAGCGCCCTGCTCGACGGACTGCTGGCACGGGAGGAGCTGCTGCTCGGTGGTCTCCAACATTGTCAGTGCCATGTCCGTGGACGGCAGCAAGAGCGAGCAGCAGGTCTCACGTATATGGTAACGGAAATATGACGACGTGAGTTTGAGATCATCGTTACCTGTTAATGGAGTTGACATGTCCATTTTAGAGTATTGACTATGCCCAACTTTTTTATAATAGAGAAATCCTCGCCTGAGTCTCTATTTCGTTGAAGCCACATCCGTCCTCCCGCCCGCGCCTCCGTGGTCGACCTCCAGCTCGCAGTGCGCGCGGAGTCTGATCCAGCCCACATCTACTCCCTCGTCGCCTCCGCGCTCTCCAGCGATGACTTCCCGCGCCTCCATACCTCGCGCCAGCTCTTTTCTCTGGCCACTTCTCGCTTGAACCGCCTCCGCCGCCCCGACCTCGCCGCCTCGCTCCTCGACCTCCTCCTTGCCTCCGCCCCGCCCTCCCCGGGGCTCCTTGCGCGGGCGCTCTCCCTCTACCCGGGACCCGACGATGCGCTCCGGGCCTTCTCCTCGTCTGCCCCCGCCACCCGCTCCGACGTTTCCCTCTCGGCGTTCCTCCGCGCCGGCCGACTCGATGACATCAAGTCCACTATTACCCTGGCGGAGTCCTCGCACGGGGTCACGCCCGGCCGCGCTTCCCACAATGTGCTCCTCCACGCGCTGGTCAAGAACTCTGAGCTTGCTGCTGCTCGGATGCTGCTCGACGAAATGGCCAACAACAAGTCGAAGCACCGCCCTGCCCCAGACATCATATCTTACAACACTGTCCTCGCCGGTTGCTCTGTGCAGGACGATGAGGAGGGGTTTGAGAAGCTTTTGAATGAGATCAGCTTGAACAAGCCGGATACAGTGGTTCTCCAAGAAAGGCGAGACAGCCAAGGGGGAGGAGCTGCTTGATGTGATGGAATCAAAGGAGGTAGCCCCGAATTACCTTACCTACAATGCTATCATGCAGGGGTATTGCAAGGAGGGGAATGTCGGCGCAGCGATGCGTGTGTTCAAGAAGatgaaggtgatgaagaggcggGAGGGGAGAAGTGACTTGGGTGTGTCTGCTCATTCGCAGATATATGTGGTGCTGTTTAGGAGTTTGGTGGAGAAACAGAAGTTTGGTGATGCGCTGTGGATTTTTAAGAGCTGCTTTGCAATGAAGGCAGCACCACCATTTGAGGCTGTTAAAGGTTTGGTAGAGGGTTTGGTGAAGGCAGGCAGGTCAGCAGAGGCCAAGGATGTTGTTGCCAAGATGGCCTTTCTTGTGAAAGGCGATGCTAAACTTGCTTGGGAGAAGGTTGTTGGCGAATTTTTTTTTCAAAGAGGGAACAACAAATTTGAATCCATGATTTGCTAGGCTTTCATGCATTTTGGACTTGGAATGATGATGGCAAAGAAGATAGGCTTTCAACATGGGATCCAAAGTTGCCTTCTTGTTGTCACTGGAGTTTATTTTGCAAGGTCCGTGGTTAGATCAGGATGTAATGGATGCTCCCTTTACTGTAAGAACTTGCTGAATTTTGTCTTTTAATAATTTTGAAATGATGTTAAAGTTTATATTTGTTGAAGTGCTTAGGAGATCCTGATACATGATACATatactatctatctatctatctatcatcTTAACATGTTTGTTGTAATGTGTGTTTGATGCCTCATCACATAATTGCTCTGCTTTTCCTTTGAAAATATGATAGCTGCGATGTAATCAGTTGACTCATGCATAAATCTGTATTGAAGTAAATCCTGCAATTAGTGCATAGTACAGTGGAACAACAGGCTGTATAATGCCTTATTTCTGCAATGTTTTTCTTGGAGGCAAACTCAACTACTTACATTGTTTGATAGATAAACACATAAATACAGTAAAATGTTAGCGATGTACTACGCGGTGCACAGCTTTCACCAATGCATCTATGCTCTTTATCCTATGTTTCTGTATATATGATTAATCTTTATGCTTGCTATGCAAACCTTCCCTCTGTTATATTAGCTTGTGAATGTTTTCTTAACACCTTGGACTAGAAGTCCTTCGAAGGTGATGCCTGGGCCAAAAGCCAAGATCAATCCCCAGTCTTCACTTATTGTCCCTTTCTTTAACTCGTCCCTCAAGTACTCCAGCACATAGAAGATTGTATTGCTGCTCACATTTCCGTAGTTCATCAAAGCCTTCCTGCTAATCTTGAGCTTCTCTGGCTGAAGTTGAAGGCAGATCTCAAGCCTGTTTAGTATTGCTGGTCCGCCAGGATGCACAGCCCAAAACACATCGTTGAAATCCTTTATCCCTACCTGGTTCATGAGAGTCCTGCAGAACCCTTCTATGCGGCTTTCAATCTTCTCAGGCAAATCACGCCCCAGTTTAAAATTAATTCCTTCCTCTGAGATGTTGCCATCGATCACTTTATCAGTGCCAGGTAGGAACTCCTGTGTGGAGAACTGAAGCTCCAAGAAAGGATTTTCAGCTGGTGCCATGGGGCCTGCTCCTATAATCACAGCTGAGGCTCCATCACCAAACAGGGCAGCACCAACAAGGTCATAAGGACGGTCATAACTGGGTGGCCGGAAGCCTAGCACAGTGGTCTCAGCAGCCGTTACTAGGACACGGCTCCCTGGGTTGTTCTCAGCGATGTCCTTGGCAGTGCGGAGGGCAGCAGCACCACCGGAGCAGCCAAGGAAGAGAAGGGAAGTGCGCACGGTGTTTGGACTAAGGCCAAGGCGAGCAGCCAGGTGAAGGTCACCCCCCGGGAGACGAAGTTCACTGGATGAGATGTAGATGAGGTGGGTGATATCAGCTGCAGGGCGGCCCCATTCGTGGAGGGCAGCACGAGCTGCAGCAGCACCAAGGTCGATCACCGCGGCATTGCAGATGTCAAGGCGGGGTGTCAATGTTGGAGTACCCTCCATCTTCAGCTCTGGGTGCTTATCCAGAAGCTCCTTGGACATAACAGTGTACCTTGTCCTCACTGTGGTGGTCGTGCCTGGAAAGTAAAATCATTTGGAAAATACTCATCTGCTTACTAGAGGCAAATCAAATCATCACATAGATACTCAAGGTAAAGATAAAGACCAATTTAGCATACAAAGGCGCTCGAGCTTGGCCCTGGTGTCGGGATCGTCGCAGCTGCTTTCTTGGAGGTAGCTCGCCGCAACCTTCTCCTGGGGCAGGACTTGGTCAGGGAAGCCCTTGCCCAAGGCGAGCAGCATCGCCTTGCCCCTTGAGCCCTGGCTCTTGCCGTTGGCGTCCGTGCTGCCAGTGTCCGTCATTGTCACCGCACGGGCGCTCCTTGGTCCACCTTTCTGTTTCCAGTGCTGTACTGTTGTGGTTTTCTTGGTGCGGCCAGGCCATGGCAAACACATCTTCGGTGCTTTTAATGGGTGGCGCGGTTTGCGGAAGTGTTTGTTTGGTTTCGGTTCTGCAGGAGGACGGAGGAGGCATGGGTGAAAACATGGTAGGTCGCGGACTGGTCGTCTCACTCTCGCTTCTTTTCTGGGGGGAGATGGTTCATTCTTTCCACCCCCTTCTTTGGTCTGCCCAGTGTTTTTGCCCATCCAGTTGGTGTGATCTTTCCTACTTGTCCTTATATGGTCGTCCCGCAGGTACGAGCGTGAAGTGATGCTAGAAAATGTAACGCTGTTCAGTTTACATGTTGGTTGATGCTGAAGCCTTGTGGCTAGGTGCTATGTCCTATGATGTTTTGCTGCAGATGTTTCTTTTAGCGCAATGTGGCAGGTGTTCTGTCGTTGCATTTCATGTGCTAGGAATTGGGCATATGTTCAAAGGTCTCAGCCGTCGAACTGAACTGACAGATGAGAAACGAAGAGAAGTAAAAAGAAACCAAAACTGGGAAACAGCCGGAAAGCAAACGTCCTGTTGGTCGCTCTTCTTTAATTTGACCGATGAACACTTGTGTTCGTGTCATAGTCAGTTGCTAACACATGGCATCTGGTGAAGAACAATACTTCTGTGAGAGGCCTTCTTGTTTGCTCCGGATCGTGAGTCATGTGTTAGCAATGACCTCCTATATAATTCTCTACTAATCTTATTTCTCATGAGCCTATTAGACTTAAAAATAAGGGATTTTTACAGTGACGCTCTTAGTTGTGGACAACTACATAAGTCTACCCTTAGTTTTAGTTTTGTCCACCCCGTCACCCGTTTGCCTAGCAATACATCCGCATGCCGTTTTCGTCCACCTTGCAGTGACTGACAGGACGGACCCACAACTCCATCAACACTTGCAATTGGGACCCACTACAAACTTTCCCCATCATCACTTCCTGAGCAAAAATCTCGATCCAGACGATGCCCGCTCTCCCTGCTTCTCCTCTCCCCGTCGCTGATCCCCACCGCTGGCGCTAGCTCAACCGCCGCTCCTCGTCGCTGTGGCACCTCACCTTGGCCTTCCCCGCCGCCAGCTCACAGCCACCGCTCCCCGCCGCTGTGGCACCTCACATTGGCCTTCCTCGCTGTCCTTGGTAGACTTCCTCCGGTCAACACTCGAGCCGCCCCCAATAGCCTTCTTCCTTCATAGACGCCGCCGCCACAGCAGCTCCCCTGCAACATGGTTCTGCTGCACATTCACACTCTCCCTGCGACGCTCCCCAACCCTAGGATTGCTCGGCGCGGCGCTCCCCCATCTATTCCCTATGACGCAGTGCGTGGAGCTAGGTTACTGTTGATGTGCACAACACACCTTTTCCCTGGTCGTGCTCGATGCGATGCTCCCCCCACCGAGTCTCCATGGCGTTGTGTGTGGCGCGCACCTGCTTGGCAGTTCATATGcagctataggtgtacatttaggCCGGATCTGGTGGACCGGCTCGAAGCACTGCCCAGACACGGCACGGCCCGTTATATCAGGctgggtttgggccgaggtcacggctcataggcgggcacgagcacggcccgtttaaggcagacacgaaatggcccatatagaggcacgaaaaggcccatatatttattaaaaccacacttcattccacactttcatatacttgataaataacacaaagctagagataatgctagttagatgttttttgtagctttgaattagagtgtgtgatgtaattttgcttttgttatgaacattagacaataaactgaacttatgaactttgtatagagctgattatactctttttccttctaacaaaatgatttataaacgaggtagtcattgcatagctgtggtaactttaatacaaatactaagtttgattttgttcaaatttatttgtcttatcttttatttgttttattattttttttgaatttagggctctaatgtgaattttgggccaaaaactgaatttcgggcctAAAATTGAATTTCAGGCcgtaatgtgaatttcgggcttttataatttcgggccgcccgaaatgagcccggcacgtttaagcaattacgggccgggccgtgggccgagggctaggcccatgggccggtccggcacgacccgaaatttaaacgggccggcccgaaattcaaacattACGGGCCTTTTTGGGCTTGGGCCGGgcagcccgaatgtacacctatatatGCAACGTTGTCTCCATGGCGTTGTGTGTGGCGCGCACCTGCCTTGGCAGTTCATATGCAGCGTTGAAAGTACCTTTAGAGGTACTTAAGGCTCTTGATGTCGCCTACAGGGCGATAGAGGACATCACTCCTATACATACAATGCATGGACCAATAACATGAGCACCGACAGTTGAATCTCTAGGTCCGTTCTAACTtaatcaattgtgtttcagagtttACGCTTGGTGTCATACATGTTTGGATGATTAGAAACCTTGGTAAGGACTTGGGAAAAGAGGAGAAGCTAGTATGTCCACAACAAGAGGGAGTCCAGGTCCAACTCGACTTCGACACCACCACAGAGTCTAGGACCATCTCCCACTAAAACTGACGCTTAGGATGCATATAGACTCCATTTTTATGTTCTTTATATAAATGGAAAGCTAAGAAGATAAGCTTTCCAATCCAACTGATTTCATCTTAAAATTCCTTCGGACTAAATGAGAACTATCGAAACAATTCAGCGTCTAGATTCTGTTTTAGTATGACGACATCGTCTTTTGGGCTGTTGGCCCGTGTATTGGGTTGGAGCCCGTTAGGGGCATGTCCAGGGGTGGGCACATTTTACCagaaaccgaaaaccgaaccgaaccAAAATTTCAGTTTTTTCGGTAGTacagttcggtttcggtttttgtatctcaaaagttcggttttcggtatcgtaatcggttttcaccgtataccaAACCGAAATACCAAAAAACCGAATTACTTAACTTTATCAATTCTAAAATTTGACTAttcgattatgtgaactaaatTTGTGAaacaattaaattgttattcatttatttatatgtgatgtatgatgtatctTTAAATATTTGTACATATATAATTTTGATTTTTTTaaattatgtgtaatctatcATATAAACTTTTTTTATATGTTGTCTTGtgtataagtttggtattcggtttttaccgaaaaaccgaagtaaaaaaccgaaaccgaacttcTCGGTTTTTCATTTTTAAAAAAACCAATCGGTTTCTAATGTCTACAAAAccgaagttttttaaaaccgaaaaaccgaaccgaagtttagaaaaaaccgaatgcccagccctaggcGCGTCTAGGGTCTTTCACTCCCCTAAACTCTCTTTTATCAGCAGCCATCACCACCATTGGGGTTTTCTTTTACTTAGATTCAATATGTCCTCGAACAATGTCAttgttcatcggtttgtgagaccctagCATCATGTTCAATACCAGTTTGATTGTGTTCTCCTTATTCTTGTTTGTGTTCTTAATTATACTTGCAGAGATAAGCCTTTTTGGTGAGGTTATTCGTGTTCACAGGTGATAACCAACAGAGGAATGATATAGTGATTATGAGGACTCATTTGTCCGGAGCctcggatcatcaacgtcgagatctccacccaattAATTTTACCGTATCTCCCAGAAGATCGGACAATTtcctctatcaagtggtatctaTCCAGGTTTCTCGTGCCAAAAAATCATTGTTTTCCTGTCCTACAACCATCGCCTTAACCTTTGCACAATTTAATTTTGGAGTCCACAGTTCAGAGTTTGTgtctgtcacacccgattttagaaggtaaaccgaatacgaaccatgtacgtgttaggatcagaaattcacgtacacagcgattacataaatgactcatcatagcacaatgattCGAATagtaataaagagtaagtaattatACTAcatactagagccatttacattatataaatcaaagtgcacataatagaaatgtaatacccaaaattgtaAATCAAATAAAAGGAGGTAGTCATTCCTAAATAATATTCCTCCCTTATGATATCATATGTGAACGATCTTATTTAAGTGAGTACTTAAAGTAATgccatctaaaaaaatataatttgtgcatcatgccgaggtttatttgtttgtgcattcactCATGAAGACAGTGATaatagaaaaaaaaacaaaagtgAAAATGTGCATTAAACCAAATTTGGAGTTTGGATTTTGAGTGTGTTTTCTGATTAATTTGAAGTTTAAATTTGAATCTAGAATAAAAATTGAATTTGAAAATGTTCAGAATAAATAGAAATGGGTACAGAATTGCATGTAATGTATTCCCTTGTTTATTTACCATATAAAACTTCCATGATCAAGTGATTAACTCAATTAAAAATATGAGAAACCAAATAAATTTATGCACATCATACTGATATTTGGTTGGTGTGGCATTTTGTTTGGAATTCAAGGATCAAAACCTTAACTGAATTTTAAAATAATGGAAATACAAACTGAAAAGAAAATACAAGAAAGAGAACTCCCAGCCGGCCTCACCTTTTCGTTTTTTTTCTTTTCATTTCTTTTTTCCCTCTGGCCGGCCATGCGCATGCGCTACACTGTTGGAGAATCTTTCACAGGAGCGCTGCATGCGGAACCTCGAGGTCCTCCTCACGCACCAGCCATTTCCTCCACTCGCTACGGAGTCTGTGGTGCATGCGCTCGCCTCTTCTCTTGCGCATTGCCCAGTATACAGGTTCATGCGTGATGCCGCCCAGTGGACCCCTCCCCATCTCGCATGCATCGTCTCCGCCGCGAAGCCGCGCGTAACTGAATTAGCGTCTTTGCGGGGTCCGCTCGGCTGTGAAACTGAACCCCGCTTTAGCCGCCTGGGCGCTCACCTGGTCCGTTCGGTAGATGAGGTCTACCGTGATTCTCGGACGTCAGCTCACCCTGCGGCTATAAAGCCATGCCATCTCCCCAGCGATCACCCCCATGGCGAGCACTCTGCAGAGCCTGGGCTTCTTCGTCGTACGCCGGCGTCCCTGCTAGTGCCTGCCGTTGAACTCTCCGGCCACCATTGATCCGACCTCCCCTAAGCCATCGATGAGTAAGAGAAAAACAGTGAACGCCACCTCTGTACTCGCCCCACCTTATGGCGCGTCGCTTCTGCAGTACCGGCCCACGCTCTGCGCGGCGCTCAGGTGTTACGGCTGCCCTCAAATCCGTCATCGGACCATTGGCACTAGGGCAAGCAAAAGCACGGACAGGTGCTCGGCGTGCTGCAACGGCTTCCGATTTGCCCGGCTAGATGGAAGACGGCTGGGGAGCATCTTCCTTGGGGAACACCGCGCGTCATGGGTGCCTTGCCGAAGTTCAGGGACGGCGTGATTGCTCATCGTCGTTCATGCTCCACCGTGGCGCCACCCATCTCCGTGGGCAGTGGGCTGCATCGTCCAATCGACCGGTGAGTGGCCTGTAACGAGTTCGTTGTGCTCTCGGCTTCATATTTCCATCAACCAACATCAGAAATCGCGTGTGTTGCACCGAGATTGGTCCTCTCTAGTCCTGGCTaccgccgtggtggctctgtgcgCCGCCGAATAGATGACCAGGGGAGGAAGAAAGGGGTGAGTCCGTTGGATTTCGATCCAGCGACTAATATTAGACCGGGTTCAAATTAGATGTGGTTCGTTCGATCTAAATGGACGGGCGGGATTTTAAGTAGCATACCCCTTCGCTTGATTAAATCATAGCCGTCGAAGTTCGATCTGGCGGCCGCGAGGTGAATTGCGCGCGTTAAACCGAGACCCTTGGATTCAGATCCGATGGTTTAGATCGCATTCCGGATCGGCTGATTGCGGATCTAATCCTAGCGGCCAGATGTTGATCGTGCGGCCAGGAACGCagaataccccttcgccgtgcctATTTGATAAAGAGTCCCTGGACTTCTTAGTAATAAACCCGCGGTCCACAGTGGCTGTGCGCTGAGTCTAGTAATTCTTGCGTAGAGACCCCTATATTTATCTATTTTTGTGCGCGCAGTCCAAACAGAGATTAAATCAGGAAATTAATTTAagaaatgaatttttaatatgaaaacaattccagaacttgtaaaattcatataaaatttattttaactcatttttaacccattccagttcctataatttggtaatattattgtttatcacctagtgccACTGTTTTAGCATGAAAACTATATTAAATTTGATCACCTAGTTATTCtcgtaccaaacacataaaatcttCAAAAATTCGTAACTTCTCCGTTTTGATTCCGATTTGttccgttccagttgcgttagtctcatagaaacgcgtagatcattattatttagtatattcttatgtttggtgtgatgttaattttatctataccatgtttgtttgtattgctacgactagcgcgaggacacgtgtcatctgaaaagcaagttggtacctgaaatctcaagtgccaggcaagttgtgcccttgatcacttctttttacccactcatgttctaattaatcataatgatctgcataggttaattttgatgggacccaataggttaccctagtttgattatctttataccttgtttaccactgaactttttgggtagtacttgctagtgctttatgtggttttgggtatgaagatacattactcatgatcacactttttattatctgtttattattattgttcatgataagatcattatgttaattggaacatggagcgaccacccgggaaaacagtgctaccacaagggtttaatgggacgcccttggctgattaattaggaaagctagtggaagactaccttacccgaaaggggcaagggcagtaggggagtggtcagtgtagggaggccctcgggaggattttgctgcgatggcggtcctgcaagggattcctgcattggagcttcctataaactgtagcgggttttctgaagctagtggaactttgtaaaggcctcgtagtgttaccctgcctcgcctcctcggtagaggtgtatgggaagtcgcgatcccttggcggatgggtaacatgacttgtgggtaaagatgcgcaacctctgcagagtgtaaaactggtatactagccgtgctcacggtcatgagcagctcggaccctcacatgattaaattatggaacttaaactcaatttgtcatatgcattgcattgcaggtgaggttgttacttttgttctactacttaattgggttggtatttacttatacttagtaattgctaataaaattttgaccaactttaaaagcaatgctcagctctaaccatcctctttggtaagccttacacttcacgtgagctcccacctttggcgagttcatgcacattattccccacaacttgttgagcgatgaacgtatgtgagctcactcttgctgtctcacacccccccacaggtcaagagtaggtaccgcaggatgaggcgcttggaggatgctgcgatgagttcgtgagagatctaggccgtcgtctcccagtcaactttgggttgctggaccgttgtctccttataatgtaattacttaattattttgtatagaactcctgttatgtagtaaagatgtgacattcgatcctgtgccatgattcatcatatgtgtgagacttggtcccagcacacctggtgattatgtttacgcccgggctttggacccctaaaacccgggtgttacaagaAACGCAGCTAACGTAGAGAAACCTaccacatgcagctgactgggggaggtcgctagcctaatcctcgaactcgttgaAGTCCTTGAACTCCTGGAGATTCGCCTCGACACCTtctccttctttacctgagcatatgtTGCACCtgttgttttgtgaaagcaagggtgagtacacatcaacgtactcagcaaatgttctGTTTAGCTAAGGTGGACTAACTTTATGTGGGGTGAAGCtccagtagttgcttttagtttgtcagatatttattattagtagaagccaaattttagcaataaccaacccatgaaccgtttcctcatcgaggaacatcattatcatcatcgtagGCAaatccataaatagaaccatagtATCTTGaaccatttgtatctctaatcaaagaagcttacaaggctgctcataaccgtgagcacgactgatatatcggtTTCTAATCCtccgcagaggttgcacactttacccatgagtcgtgattctcgttctgcccggggatcatgactccccattgatcacttctaaGGTGaactggcagggtctcactacgtagcttttacaaagattccccaaacGTCATAGCCGACCGTTagatttctccagtttgataaacacaatacatcTCTCCATAGAAAGAGTGACCAACAACAGCACCCAGCCTCGACAGAGCAAGTACTTGTGCtcggaccccattgatggcacgacggcgaagcaaactacacctcaagtccctctaattaa is a genomic window of Zea mays cultivar B73 chromosome 5, Zm-B73-REFERENCE-NAM-5.0, whole genome shotgun sequence containing:
- the LOC100501878 gene encoding uncharacterized protein LOC100501878, with protein sequence MPWAGPRAGPPPPPPRSSSPQPGHERSVAAEPSVSEKPSEPVSERRILCLNHAPYVVPVRPVDVAAVARLLWHDGSLLGASSGGLAVAAIASALLDGLLAREELLLGGLQHCQCHVRGRQQERAAGLTYMVTEI
- the LOC100192519 gene encoding chalcone synthase 13 (The RefSeq protein has 1 substitution compared to this genomic sequence), translated to MTDTGSTDANGKSQGSRGKAMLLALGKGFPDQVLPQEKVAASYLQESSCDDPDTRAKLERLCTTTTVRTRYTVMSKELLDKHPELKMEGTPTLTPRLDVCNAAVIDLGAAAARAALHEWGRPAADITHLIYISSSELRLPGGDLHLAARLGLSPNTVRTSLLFLGCSGGAAALRTAKDIAENNPGSRVLVTAAETTVLGFRPPSYDRPYDLVGAALFGDGASAVIIGAGPMAPAENPFLELQFSTQEFLPGTDKVIDGNISEEGINFKLGRDLPEKIESRIEGFCRTLMNQVGIKDFNDVFWAVHPGGPAILNRLEICLQLQPEKLKISRKALMNYGNVSSNTIFYVLEYLRDELKKGTISEDWGLILAFGPGITFEGLLVQGVKKTFTS